A genomic region of Anopheles coustani chromosome 3, idAnoCousDA_361_x.2, whole genome shotgun sequence contains the following coding sequences:
- the LOC131261044 gene encoding glycylpeptide N-tetradecanoyltransferase: protein MSEGNAKEVVAEATVVAAGGTTEKGTKKKQSGRSVEESKPSLPVANGEPGSQDTAGADAKGETAGAGGEGGSVKSSKQQKKKKKNKSNQNPETSSTSQLNGETVSESEQVVTDGLKADKTDGAGEEGEAVGSGSGLTMSSDAADMMKNVRDVLERLKINSRVLKPAKTPEEALHKSFKFWSTQPVPRMDEKIQANEPIEADKQLSEIRQEPYALPDGFSWDTMNLNDPLELKELYTLLNENYVEDDDAMFRFDYQPEFLQWALQPPGWKREWHCGVRVVKSGRLVGFISAIPGTLNVHKKEQRMVEINFLCVHKKLRSKRLAPVLIREITRRVNLTGIFQAVYTAGVVLPKPVSSCRYWHRSLNPKKLIEVKFSYLSRNMTMQRTIKLYKLPEQPKTPGFRKLRETDLKAVHKLLETYLQRFNLTPVFDEEEMRHWFLPQNGIIDCFVVEDPAQPGSITDMVSYYTLPSTVMHHAVHKYVKAAYSFYNVATSTPWLDLMNDALISAKNLGFDVFNALDLMDNKQFLTPLKFGIGDGNLQYYLYNWRCPSMQPEDVGLILL, encoded by the exons ATGAGTGAAGGAAACGCTAAAGAGGTGGTCGCTGAAGCGACGGTTGTTGCTGCAGGGGGAACCACCGAGAAGGGcaccaaaaagaaacaatccgGACGGAGCGTAGAGGAAAGCAAACCATCGTTGCCTGTAGCGAACGGAGAACCTGGTTCGCAGGATACCGCAGGAGCAGACGCCAAGGGAGAGACCGCTGGGGCCGGGGGTGAGGGTGGTAGTGTAAAATCGTCAaagcagcagaagaagaaaaagaagaacaaatcGAACCAGAATCCGGAAACCTCGTCAACATCACAGCTGAACGGAGAGACTGTATCGGAATCGGAACAGGTGGTAACGGACGGCTTGAAGGCAGACAAGACGGATGGCGCCGGGGAGGAAGGTGAAGCGGTTGGATCTGGCAGCGGTCTGACGATGAGCTCGGATGCGGCAGACATGATGAAGAACGTCCGCGACGTGTTGGAGCGGCTGAAGATCAACTCACGCGTACTGAAGCCGGCTAAAACGCCGGAAGAGGCGTTGCATAAATCTTTCAAATTCTGGTCGACACAACCGGTGCCACGGATGGATGAGAAAATCCAAGCGAACGAACCGATCGAGGCGGACAAACAGTTGAGTGAAATCCGCCAGGAACCGTACGCACTGCCGGACGGTTTCAGCTGGGACACGATGAACCTCAACGATCCACTGGAGCTGAAGGAACTGTACACGCTGCTGAATGAGAACTACGTCGAGGATGATGATGCCATGTTCCGGTTCGACTATCAGCCGGAATTTTTGCAGTGGGCTCTGCAACCACCCGGTTGGAAGCGCGAGTGGCATTGTGGCGTGCGAGTGGTCAAGTCGGGCCGGCTGGTAGGATTCATTTCCGCCATTCCCGGTACGCTAAACGTGCACAAGAAGGAGCAGCGGATGGTGGAGATCAACTTTTTGTGCGTGCACAAGAAATTGCGATCAAAACGACTGGCACCGGTGCTGATCCGGGAGATTACCAGACGCGTCAATTTGACCGGAATCTTCCAGGCGGTGTATACTGCCGGTGTCGTACTACCGAAGCCTGTCTCATCCTGTCGTTACTGGCATCGTTCGCTGAACCCGAAGAAGTTGATTGAG gTGAAATTTTCCTACCTATCACGTAACATGACCATGCAGCGGACGATCAAGCTGTACAAACTGCCGGAGCAACCGAAAACACCCGGTTTCCGCAAACTGCGTGAAACCGACCTGAAGGCCGTCCACAAGCTGCTGGAGACATATCTGCAACGTTTCAACCTGACACCGGTGTTCGATGAGGAGGAGATGCGCCACTGGTTCCTACCGCAGAACGGCATCATCGACTGTTTCGTGGTGGAAGACCCGGCCCAGCCCGGCTCGATCACCGACATGGTCAGCTACTACACGCTCCCCTCGACGGTGATGCACCACGCGGTGCACAAGTACGTGAAGGCCGCGTACAGCTTCTACAACGTCGCAACGTCCACGCCCTGGCTCGACCTAATGAACGATGCCTTAATTTCGGCCAAAAACCTCGGCTTCGATGTATTCAACGCGCTCGACCTGATGGACAACAAGCAGTTCTTGACGCCGCTCAAGTTTGGTATCGGCGACGGCAATCTGCAATACTATCTGTACAACTGGCGCTGCCCAAGCATGCAACCGGAAGACGTCGGATTGATACTGTTGTAA
- the LOC131261124 gene encoding large ribosomal subunit protein eL13, whose protein sequence is MVKGNHMISNGHFHKYWQRHIRTWFNQPARKVRRRNNRIKKAKAVFPRPAKGPIRPIVHCPSQRYNTKIRAGRGFTLAELKGAGLTKGFAQTIGIAVDPRRQSKSVESRQANVQRLKVYRSKLILFPIHANKKLKKGEATEAQRKLAKQLKGDVMPITNSKPEVTLGTITEKMKKYGAFEAIRQARLIARHAGARAKKAKDAAENENNQPGEKKEKK, encoded by the exons ATGGTGAAGGGTAATCATATGATTTCCAATGGTCATTTCCATAAGTACTGGCAAAGGCATATTCGCACCTGGTTCAACCAGCCGGCCCGCAAGGTCCGCAGGAGGAACAACCGTATCAAGAAGGCTAAGGCCGTCTTCCCGCGTCCAGCGAAGGGCCCGATTCGTCCGATCGTGCACTGCCCGTCGCAGCGCTACAACACCAAGATCCGTGCGGGTCGTGGATTTACTCTTGCTGAGCTTAAG ggTGCTGGCTTGACCAAGGGATTCGCTCAAACCATCGGCATTGCCGTGGATCCGCGCCGTCAGTCGAAATCGGTGGAGAGCCGCCAGGCGAACGTTCAGCGCCTGAAGGTGTACCGTAGCAAGCTGATCCTGTTCCCGATCCACGCGAACAAGAAACTGAAGAAGGGTGAGGCCACCGAGGCGCAGCGCAAGCTGGCCAAGCAGCTTAAGGGTGATGTGATGCCAATCACGAACAGCAAGCCTGAGGTGACGCTCGGAACGATCAccgagaagatgaagaagtaCGGCGCGTTCGAGGCCATCCGCCAGGCTCGTTTGATTGCCCGCCACGCTGGTGCCCGCGCGAAGAAGGCCAAGGATGCcgccgaaaacgaaaacaaccagCCGGgcgagaagaaggagaagaagtaA
- the LOC131261306 gene encoding transmembrane GTPase Marf translates to MATYLNRTLSMVTGNGNASMYETAALIDPNTRTLHNNATDVSPLQIFVRAKKKINDIFVEINDYVVETTGFIEELPVDTEIVDKAEAEQFKSYVHKVRGIREVLARDNMKVAFFGRTSNGKSSVINAMLRDKILPSGIGHTTNCFCQVEGIDGQEAYLVKEGSDEKLNVTSVKQLANALCQEKLCESSLVRIFWPRERCSLLRDDVVFVDSPGVDVSPNLDDWIDNHCLNADVFVLVLNAESTMTLAEKSFFHEVSTRLSKPNIFVLNNRWDASASEPEFQESVKAQHQERCIDFLVKELKVASPKEAEERVFFVSARETLQARLKEQEGLPAISGALADGFQNRYFEFQDFERKFEECISKSAVRTKFEQHSSRGKNIASDMRMMLDSIYERANVLRNSKLDQKKRLTDRIANTETSLMQVTREMKMKIHTMVEEVEQKVAKALNEEIWRLNVLVDEFNLPFHTDPLVLNVYKKEINAHVETGLGSNLRARLSTALAMNVETAQREMTGRMTALLPSEKIVAQQHQVVARTQPFEMLYTLNCQNLCADFQEDLEFRFSWGIRALIARFSGKIRANNRKAITHHRQNSNMNVSQVLSPTSPMCLMPENELITNEQLSVISKVAIASIGSQGTLGLVVAGLMLKTIGWRVIVGAGVIYGSVYLYERLSWTNTAKEKNFKNQYVQHATRKLKLIVDLTSANCSHQVQQELSSTFARLCRVVDTATTDMNDELKQIESSLGVIESNQKQIKLLKNKANYIMNELEIFDSNYIKAN, encoded by the exons ATGGCCACCTACTTGAACCGCACGCTGTCGATGGTGACGGGAAACGGGAACGCTTCGATGTACGAAACCGCGGCACTGATCGATCCGAATACGCGCACGCTACACAACAATGCAACCGACGTGTCGCCCCTGCAGATCTTCGTTCGggccaagaagaagatcaatGATATTTTCGTCGAAATCAACGACTATGTCGTCGAAACGACCGGTTTCATTGAAG AGTTGCCCGTGGATACAGAGATCGTGGATAAGGCCGAGGCGGAACAGTTTAAAAGCTATGTTCACAAGGTGCGAGGCATCCGGGAGGTACTGGCCCGGGACAACATGAAGGTGGCGTTTTTCGGTCGAACCTCTAATGGCAAAAGCTCGGTTATCAACGCCATGTTGCGAGATAAAATACTTCCCAGCGGCATTGGCCACACAACCAATTGCTTCTGTCAGGTGGAAGGTATCGATGGTCAAGAAGCGTACCTGGTGAAGGAGGGCAGCGATGAGAAACTCAATGTTACG TCCGTCAAGCAACTAGCAAACGCCCTTTGTCAGGAGAAACTGTGCGAAAGCTCCCTGGTACGAATATTCTGGCCACGGGAGCGCTGTAGTCTTCTAAGAGACGACGTCGTGTTCGTCGATTCGCCTGGTGTGGATGTTTCTCCGAACCTAGACGATTGGATTGATAACCATTGCCTGAATGCGGACGTGTTCGTGCTGGTACTAAATGCAGAATCAACAATGACGTTGGCG GAAAAATCTTTCTTTCACGAAGTTTCTACCCGACTATCGAAACCGAacatttttgtgctaaacaaTCGTTGGGATGCATCGGCTTCGGAACCGGAATTCCAGGAATCT GTTAAAGCACAACATCAAGAACGGTGCATAGACTTCCTGGTTAAGGAGCTGAAGGTGGCCAGCCCGAAGGAGGCGGAAGAACGCGTTTTCTTCGTGTCGGCTCGTGAAACGCTTCAGGCGCGGCTCAAAGAGCAGGAAGGCCTTCCGGCCATTTCCGGCGCGCTGGCTGACGGATTCCAGAATCGCTACTTTGAGTTTCAGGATTTTGAGCGCAAGTTTGAGGAATGCATTTCCAAGAGCGCAGTTCGGACAAAGTTCGAGCAGCACAGCTCCCGCGGTAAGAACATCGCCAGCGACATGCGCATGATGCTGGACAGTATCTACGAGCGGGCGAACGTGCTGCGCAACTCGAAACTCGACCAAAAAAAGCGCCTCACCGATCGTATCGCCAACACGGAAACGTCCCTAATGCAAGTGACCCGcgagatgaagatgaaaattcaCACCATGGTCGAGGAGGTGGAGCAGAAGGTGGCGAAAGCGCTGAACGAGGAGATCTGGCGGTTGAACGTGCTGGTGGACGAGTTCAATCTGCCATTCCACACGGACCCGCTCGTGCTGAACGTGTacaagaaggaaataaacgcACACGTAGAGACGGGGCTTGGGTCGAATTTGCGCGCCCGACTCAGCACCGCCCTGGCGATGAACGTTGAGACGGCACAGCGGGAAATGACGGGCCGTATGACGGCCCTGCTGCCATCGGAGAAGATTGTTGCCCAGCAGCATCAGGTGGTGGCCCGCACGCAACCGTTCGAGATGCTGTACACGCTCAACTGTCAGAATTTGTGCGCCGATTTCCAGGAGGATTTGGAGTTTCGTTTCTCCTGGGGCATCCGAGCGCTCATTGCACGGTTCAGTGGTAAAATAAGAGCGAACAACCGAAAGGCCATCACGCATCATCGGCAAAATAGTAACATGAAT GTATCACAGGTGCTTTCTCCTACTTCACCGATGTGTCTTATGCCCGAGAACGAGTTGATTACGAACGAACAACTTTCGGTCATTTCGAAGGTGGCAATCGCATCGATTGGGTCACAGGGGACCCTGGGACTAGTGGTTGCGGGTTTG ATGCTCAAAACCATTGGATGGCGTGTAATTGTTGGTGCAGGCGTCATCTACGGAAGCGTCTATCTGTACGAGCGACTTTCCTGGACAAACACGGCCAAGGAGAAGAACTTCAAGAATCAGTACGTGCAGCACGCGACACGCAAGCTGAAGCTAATTGTCGATCTGACCTCGGCCAACTGTAGCCACCAGGTGCAGCA GGAGCTCTCGAGCACATTTGCACGCCTGTGCCGCGTCGTGGACACCGCCACCACTGACATGAACGACGAGTTGAAGCAAATCGAAAGTTCACTCGGAGTGATCGAAAGCAACCAGAAGCAGATCAAGCTGCTGAAGAATAAAGCAAACTACATTATGAACGAGTTGGAAATTTTCGACAGTAACTACATTAAAGCGAACTAA
- the LOC131261307 gene encoding NKAP family protein CG6066 produces the protein MGSRSRSRSRRKTNKRRSSSRSSSSSSGSGSGSSSDGSSRSSNSSTGSRTNNANGRRSPSREDRKRSANPNDRNSFQSVAKADRDNRRREPPASKDAHRDEIGVQSRKRRSETPERYRRGSSRSPRPSKDVHQRRRSRSPREKRNSSRDRLRRNDGEINRDGEPRRMGNANPYDRENNRRRQSRSPRDRRASPPPERSRRSAERGHRDDDRRNERPSNRSTHQRNETSRHRSRSPREGRYQSRDRHNERRGNHWHEADQQNNERHQHGGHGGQQNRWKHDMYDAHESDRNIDRSYRKSNRDTMNEDFMQSRRLQREIIGTEGVPEAWADSPSEDNSSDDELQQASSKHGKKAKAKSKSKKKSSKHRSKKDKKKKKSSKKAKKSKDGKKKKRKTKKVKSSSSSSSSSDSSSSGEEGEVWIEKSEAMAMAAAASSHHPDSSERARSVDENGDSVIGPVKTSGNLNQKDFGRALLPGEGAAMAAYVTEGKRIPRRGEIGLTSDEIANFEQVGYVMSGSRHRRMEAVRIRKENQIYSADEKRALAMFSKEERKKHEHKVLTQFKEMISAKKNKQN, from the coding sequence ATGGGATCCAGAAGTCGTTCGCGAAGCCGCAGGAAGACGAACAAGCGTAGATCCAGCTCCCGCTCCAGTTCTTCCAGCAGTGGAAGTGGCAGTGGTAGTAGCAGCGACGGCAGTAGCCGCagtagcaacagcagcaccggcAGTCGTACGAACAACGCAAACGGTAGACGAAGCCCCAGTCGGGAAGACAGAAAACGTTCTGCAAACCCCAACGATAGAAATAGTTTCCAGTCGGTTGCAAAAGCCGACAGGGATAACAGAAGGCGTGAACCACCGGCATCGAAAGACGCACACCGCGATGAAATTGGTGTGCAGTCCAGAAAACGACGCTCAGAAACTCCCGAGCGGTACAGGCGTGGATCGTCCCGATCGCCACGTCCGAGCAAGGATGTGCATCAAAGGCGACGTTCTCGTAGTCCCCGAGAGAAACGGAATTCGTCCCGAGATCGTTTGAGACGAAACGATGGAGAAATCAATCGTGATGGTGAGCCCAGGAGGATGGGTAATGCGAATCCGTACGATCGTGAGAATAACCGTAGGCGACAGTCACGCAGTCCGCGGGACCGAAGGGCTAGCCCTCCTCCGGAACGTTCCCGTCGATCTGCTGAGCGTGGCCACCGTGACGACGATAGACGAAATGAACGACCTTCCAACCGCTCAACGCATCAGCGGAACGAAACGAGTCGTCATCGTTCACGAAGCCCAAGGGAAGGAAGATACCAGTCCCGTGATCGGCACAACGAAAGAAGAGGAAATCACTGGCACGAGGCAGATCAGCAAAACAACGAACGACATCAGCATGGGGGACATGGGGGGCAGCAGAACCGTTGGAAACACGACATGTACGACGCGCATGAATCCGACCGTAACATCGATCGTAGTTACCGAAAATCGAACCGAGATACGATGAATGAAGACTTCATGCAGTCACGGCGGTTACAGCGGGAAATCATTGGCACCGAAGGAGTCCCGGAAGCGTGGGCGGACTCTCCGTCCGAGGACAACAGCTCCGACGACGAACTGCAACAGGCAAGTTCGAAGCATGGCAAAAAGGCCAAAGCTAAATCCAAGTCGAAGAAAAAGTCCAGTAAGCATCGTTCCaagaaagacaaaaagaagaaaaagtcaTCTAAGAAGGCCAAGAAATCCAAAGAtggcaaaaagaagaaacgaaaaactaaaaaagttaaatcgtcttcgtcctcctcgtcgtcgtccgatTCTTCCTCCTCGGGAGAGGAAGGGGAAGTatggattgaaaaatcggaAGCCATGGCCATGGCAGCTGCAGCTTCGTCGCATCATCCCGATAGCTCGGAAAGGGCTCGTTCGGTGGACGAAAACGGAGACTCCGTTATCGGTCCCGTCAAAACCAGTGGCAACTTGAACCAGAAAGATTTCGGTCGCGCCCTGCTGCCCGGAGAGGGTGCCGCGATGGCGGCCTACGTAACGGAAGGAAAACGTATTCCCCGGCGTGGTGAAATCGGGCTCACATCGGATGAAATTGCCAACTTCGAGCAGGTCGGGTACGTCATGAGTGGCAGCAGACATCGACGCATGGAAGCCGTCCGTATTCGTAAGGAAAATCAAATCTACTCTGCGGACGAAAAGCGTGCGCTGGCCATGTTCAGCAAGGAGGAGCGAAAGAAGCACGAGCACAAAGTCCTGACGCAATTCAAGGAGATGATCAGCGCTAAAAAGAACAAGCAgaactga